From the Synechococcus sp. Nb3U1 genome, the window GATGGATTTGGGGACGGATCCCTTGCCCGGCTGGTCTTTGGCCCAGTTGGATCGCGTTTTACAACCCAGAGCCGTTCCCCGTCTTAGCCGCACCCGACCGGTTACTCTCAAAGAATTGATCGGCCACCTGCAAGAGCTAGAAACCCTGTTGGAACAACGGCCTGAATCCGCTCCTAAGCCCCTAACCCAACGGATTACCCGCAAACAAGCGCTATCGGCCATTACCCAACTGGCCCACCCCGAAAATCTTCTAGAAACCACCGCCGAACTGGAATCTCTGCTGGCACAACTGTGGCAACAGGGCTTTGCCCACATGAGCTTTGGGGATCTCCAGCAGTACTTTCGCCAAACAAGCTCCGCCGGATCCGTTCACCCGATTCAACTGTTTTGGTCGTTGTTATTGATGGCCTCTCGTTCCCAGGTGGAGTTGCACCAAGAGGAATTTTACGGCCCGTTGACAATCCTGCCCTACAGACCGGGATCCCCAGTCGAGTAAGTCCTCACATTCAGGGATCCCGATTTGAGCCAGTTGACACAGAGAAATAGGGTCTCAGTCGTGGTTGCTCTCCCGCTGACCCTCCGAGTCGTGCCTAGCACAATCCACCCGTTTCAGGTCTTCCCCGTTTAGGCGTACCGGCAGCTCGGCAGTAGCCTCCCGATCCAGATAGTAATCTTCGAGCAGACGTTCCCCATTCGGATGGTCTTCGCTCTCAGCGGCCAGTAGCGGTAGACCCAACAATTCAGCGGGGGGACAATCTTCGGAAATGGGCAAATCGGCCGTGCTGAGCATCCCTTTGGGAATGGTAGAGAGGCGTTGAGCTACCGCTCCAATGCTTTCGAGGCGAACCATCTCTTCCCAGGAGCAGATCTCCTCCTCATCCTCCGTTTCGTAGCGAACCAAAATGGTATCCCCTTCGATATCGAGGATCTTGGCTCGTTCTAGCCATCGTCCTTGATCGCGCAGGTAGATCCACACATCTTTGCCTTCGCGGCTGAGTTGATAGATCCTACGATGAAGCACCGTCCCCTCCTGAGGTAAAAGATCCAGGCAGAACTGTTGTTGGGGTTACCCAGTTCATCCCTTCATCTTAGCGGCTGGATCCCTAGCCTGTACGTCGAAGTCCAGAAGTAGAGCTTCCACAACACTCGGCGGAGGCCAAGCTTAGGTGAGGATAGCTACAGAACCGTTCATTCTAAAGTGTTGAAGTACCATGCGCATTGCCATCGTCGGGTTAGGGTTGATCGGTGGATCCCTGGCCCTCAAGCTGACCGAACAGGGATATGCCGTTTTTGGGATCAGCCGTAACCTGATGACTTGTGAACAAGCGCTGGCGCTAGGAGCTGTGCAAGCCTGCGGAACGGAGTTGGCCCAGTTGCAGGCATGGGATCCCCAATTGGTGCTGATCTGCACCCCATTAGAGCAGGTTTTGCCTACTCTGACAGCTCTCCTACCCTATCTGTCGGCGGAGACGGTAGTCAGCGATGTGGGTTCGGTCAAGCAACCGATTGTTCGCCCTGCCACGCAGCTATGGCCTTTGTTTGTGGGTGGACATCCCATGGCGGGCAAAACCACCCAAGGGATCCAGTCTGCCGAAGCAGACTTGTTTGTAGGGCGGCCTTATGTCCTCACCCCGATTGCCGAAACTCGGCCCCAAACCCTGGAGATTTTGCAGGAACTGGTTGCTGTTGTTGGGGCGGAAGGGGTCTTCACGGATCCCGCCCGACATGATCGGGCGGTGGCCTGGATTAGCCATTTGCCGGTCATGATTAGTGCCAGTTTAATCACATCCGTCAGCCAAGAAGTGGATCCGGTAATCCTGGAATTGGCTCGCACCCTGGCAAGTAGCGGCTTTCGGGATACCAGTCGTGTCGGCGGAGGGATCCCGCAGTTGGGATTAGAGATGGCCCGTCACAACCGACAGGCGGTGCTGGCAAACCTGCGCAGTTACCAACAACACCTGCAGCAGATAGAAACCTGGATTGAGAAAGAACAATGGGATGGGCTGAGCCAATTCCTGGAGCAAACTCAGCGGGAATGGCGGCAATTTCCAGTCAATCAACCGCAACCTTAGGAAGGATCTGGATCCCTTGCCCATGCCGGGAGACTCCCACAGCACTGTGTAACAGAACTGCGCAATAGTGCCTTGCCTTTCATCACAAGTATTTTTACAGTTGAAAAACAAACATTCGATTACCCTAACCAGAGCCTGTGAGCACCCTCCTTGCTGAAGATGATGTTCTGTACCGTCAACATGTGCACAACCTGCTGATGCAGCATTTGCCTCAGTTTGGGCCGGTGTACACAGCCTCGAATGGTACAGAAGCCTTGGAGCTCGCTCGTCAGCACCATCCCAGCTTCATGCTGATGGATATTCGTATGCCCGAGATGACCGGGATCGAGGTGGCCCGTCAGGTTTGGTCGGAGCGGCCCAATACCCGCATCGTTTTTTGGTCTCATTTTGCCGATGAAGTTTATGTGCGGGAGCTCCACAAGATCGTCCCTCCCCAAACGGTGTACGGATATCTCTTGAAAAACTGCACGGATGAAAAGTTGGTCAGTGCTATTCAAGCGGTGGTGCAAGACGAGCAGTGTGTGATCGACCGCGAGGTGCGTGGGGTAGATTCCCGCTCCCAAAACAAAATTACCGGCCTGAGCGATGCCGAGTACGAAGTGTTGATCGATATTGCCCTGGGTCTGACGGATCAAGCGATTGCCTCACGACGGTTCTTGTCCCGCCGCGGGGTGACCAATCGGTTGCGCAACCTCTACGACAAGCTAGAAGTCAGCAACGACCAAATTGAGAGCGATGAATGGGGCACAACCTTTAGTTTGCGTGCCCGTGCCATTCGTCTCGCCTTTAAACGGGGATTGATCAATGCTCAACTTTTGGATGAAGAGGAAGTGCAATTGGATCACTGGCTAAGCCGATATCGACTGGAGCCGTTGGACTAATAACCAATGGGATAGAAAATTGCTGCTTTTGCAGAATCTTGCAGGGCTTTGGGTAAATGCTGCTCTGAGGACTGACCGGCATCCTGTGCGCCTTGGTTGGGGAGGGCTATCGGCACCTCGATCATCCGATCCGGCACTAGGGGAACCATTTCAGAGCGGCTGGCGGTTTCTCGCAAAGAGTTGGCGATGGACTCTTGGGTGAGCAAAAATTGCCGTTCGTTGCGCTGCATCTGCTGCCAAACTTGGTAGCGCTGGCTCCACTGGCTTTGGGTATGAACGGTCCAACTGTAAAGACTCAGCACTGAAAACCCAGAGACAATGGCCACCCCTGTGGAGATTTGTTTCCACCAGCTTAGATATTCTGTCCAAACGGGATCCCGGCTGTAGGGATGGGCAGATTTGAGAGGTCGGGGGCGACTGACTTGACCGAAAAGGGAAGGTGTTGGGGAAGGCATCCGTTCGCGGCGGCGGGGAGGTAAAGCAGAGCTTTTGGGGCGGACAGGGAGACGACTGCGGCCGCGGCCCGCATCAAAAGGCTGGCTAACCATGCTGCTTAGACCTCACACACAACCAACACACACCCAAAGGGATCCAATCCATCCAACCTGGCGGAGGCTTAAAAACTTCTGCCGATTTCGATTCACTGTATCCGATCTTTCGGGATTAGGCGCAGGTTGTCTTCAATGTTGCTCTGGCTACGGGCAGCCACGCGCAGCTTGGCAGAACGGGCGCGGGGATTGTGCCGCATTTCCGATTCCGTGGGTTGTAGAGGCTTGGGCGTGAGCACTTGCCAGCGGGGATCCGTGCGAAAAGCCCATTTCACCAGACGATCTTCCAAACTGTGAAAACTAATCACCGCCAACCGACCGCCGGGTTTCAGCCAGTTGGGGGCTTGGGCCAGCAGGGTTTCCAACACCTCCAGCTCATGGTTCACCGCAATACGCAGCGCTTGAAAAACCCGCGTTGCGGGATGGATACGACCCTGACGAGCCGCAGGGGGAACCGCTTGCCAGATCACATCCGCCAACTGAGTTGTGGTCAACAGGGGACGGGACTGTTCGATGCGCCGGGCAATACGCCGGGCAAACCGTTCTTCCCCATAGCGGCTAAAAATGTCGATTAACGCTTCCACCTCATGATGATTGACCCAATCAGCAGCCGTCTCTTGTGCTGCGCTAGCATCCATGCGCATATCCAGTGGCCCCTCGGCGCGAAAGCTGAAACCCCGTTCAGGTTGATCCAGTTGCGGGGAGCTCACCCCCAAATCCGCCACGATCCCATCAAACGGGATCCTCTCCCCCCGGTCATCCTGAAAACCATAGTGTTGCAGCTCAAACTTGGCGAAATTCAGGTGCCAGAGTTTGACCCGGCGGCCCTCCAAGGGGATCCCTGCCGCAACAAAACGAGCCTGGGCCGCCTCTAAAGCCAGAGGATCTTGATCCAACCCCATGACTTGAGCGGCTCCCCCCCGCAGCAGCGCTAACGTATGTCCACCCCCGCCTAAGGTCACATCCAAAAAAATTCCGCCCGACTGAGGTTGCAGGTAGGCCACGACCTCCTCCGTCAAAACGGACTCATGTTGATACAACTCGGTCTCCCAACACTGCGGTTCTTAGTCTAGTCGGCGGAGGAAGCAGGGGATCCCGACTTGGGAGGAGTGCCAGAAATCCCAACCGGCGGGAAAACAACCCGTAGTGTTTCAAAATCTCGAAAACAGGTACCCAACACTGCTGACAGTGGCAGAGGGGATCGTTTAGGGTTTATTCTATCCGCAACATCCACAAAAGGGGCCAGCCACCATGACAGGATTCGCTGCGACAAGTCGCCACTGGTGCAAACGAACCATTGGGGTTTGGGGGATTTTGACTGTGGTGGGTGGGATCCTCCCCAGTACCGTTGCTGGCCAATCGGCGTTGCCTCCTGTGCCTGTAGTTCCCTCCTTGGGGGAGCCGAACGACCCCGTGTTGGCTCCTTTCCCTGAGCCGGTTCCCTTGGCTGAGCCAGGGATCCCAACCGCTCCAACCGATGCAGCCCCTTTACCCCCCCGTGAGCCAGTAGGGTTGGATCTTCGCCATTTGGTGAGCCTGTTCATCAACGAGTCTTTGGATGCGGGCAGTCAGATTGCGGCAGTCA encodes:
- a CDS encoding prephenate/arogenate dehydrogenase, with amino-acid sequence MRIAIVGLGLIGGSLALKLTEQGYAVFGISRNLMTCEQALALGAVQACGTELAQLQAWDPQLVLICTPLEQVLPTLTALLPYLSAETVVSDVGSVKQPIVRPATQLWPLFVGGHPMAGKTTQGIQSAEADLFVGRPYVLTPIAETRPQTLEILQELVAVVGAEGVFTDPARHDRAVAWISHLPVMISASLITSVSQEVDPVILELARTLASSGFRDTSRVGGGIPQLGLEMARHNRQAVLANLRSYQQHLQQIETWIEKEQWDGLSQFLEQTQREWRQFPVNQPQP
- a CDS encoding DUF6679 family protein — encoded protein: MLHRRIYQLSREGKDVWIYLRDQGRWLERAKILDIEGDTILVRYETEDEEEICSWEEMVRLESIGAVAQRLSTIPKGMLSTADLPISEDCPPAELLGLPLLAAESEDHPNGERLLEDYYLDREATAELPVRLNGEDLKRVDCARHDSEGQRESNHD
- a CDS encoding response regulator transcription factor; protein product: MSTLLAEDDVLYRQHVHNLLMQHLPQFGPVYTASNGTEALELARQHHPSFMLMDIRMPEMTGIEVARQVWSERPNTRIVFWSHFADEVYVRELHKIVPPQTVYGYLLKNCTDEKLVSAIQAVVQDEQCVIDREVRGVDSRSQNKITGLSDAEYEVLIDIALGLTDQAIASRRFLSRRGVTNRLRNLYDKLEVSNDQIESDEWGTTFSLRARAIRLAFKRGLINAQLLDEEEVQLDHWLSRYRLEPLD
- a CDS encoding segregation/condensation protein A; the encoded protein is MAFSPTEEAISLLIDLAERGEIDPWDVQVIEVIDRFLTRMAPTSSSHDLSESGQALLYAAMLVYLKAMALAEPEVGEANEDLMDLGTDPLPGWSLAQLDRVLQPRAVPRLSRTRPVTLKELIGHLQELETLLEQRPESAPKPLTQRITRKQALSAITQLAHPENLLETTAELESLLAQLWQQGFAHMSFGDLQQYFRQTSSAGSVHPIQLFWSLLLMASRSQVELHQEEFYGPLTILPYRPGSPVE
- the rsmH gene encoding 16S rRNA (cytosine(1402)-N(4))-methyltransferase RsmH, with amino-acid sequence MYQHESVLTEEVVAYLQPQSGGIFLDVTLGGGGHTLALLRGGAAQVMGLDQDPLALEAAQARFVAAGIPLEGRRVKLWHLNFAKFELQHYGFQDDRGERIPFDGIVADLGVSSPQLDQPERGFSFRAEGPLDMRMDASAAQETAADWVNHHEVEALIDIFSRYGEERFARRIARRIEQSRPLLTTTQLADVIWQAVPPAARQGRIHPATRVFQALRIAVNHELEVLETLLAQAPNWLKPGGRLAVISFHSLEDRLVKWAFRTDPRWQVLTPKPLQPTESEMRHNPRARSAKLRVAARSQSNIEDNLRLIPKDRIQ